In Mongoliitalea daihaiensis, one DNA window encodes the following:
- a CDS encoding HmuY family protein, whose product MKLNQLLIGLLVLSMGVFACDSAESPIMEPDPAMEGFIEINGGGASFPNMAFINLRTGEQTIVQRQRWDLAFSTGSDFRVLINGNTGAMAFQTSANDLNQVGDAQAADLRSSGGLDMTFSNMEALLRVDNPSNPLNQPIISPVSTIQADNKVYILNRGSMGAEERPWKKIRILQQNGRYVLQHADVDAATFNTLEIQKNPDFNFVYVSFEQGKVDVEPKKEDWDFVWNAGTATTPFPQAVNGTLAYFFQDLVFHNIYGGVTAVQVLESEIGYDNFNETHLPGLTLNADNRLTIGSNWRGGGGPNMAPTIRNDRFYIVKDTRGNFYKVRFVSLTRDGERGRPSFEYALVKAR is encoded by the coding sequence ATGAAACTTAATCAATTACTAATTGGACTTTTAGTCCTCTCGATGGGGGTTTTTGCTTGTGATTCAGCAGAATCTCCTATTATGGAACCTGATCCTGCCATGGAAGGCTTCATTGAAATCAATGGAGGAGGTGCTAGTTTTCCAAATATGGCATTTATCAATTTGCGAACTGGTGAGCAAACTATTGTACAGCGGCAGCGTTGGGATTTGGCATTTTCAACTGGGTCAGACTTTAGAGTCTTGATCAACGGCAATACAGGGGCGATGGCTTTCCAGACTTCAGCCAATGATTTGAATCAAGTTGGTGATGCACAAGCAGCAGATCTCAGGTCATCTGGAGGTTTGGACATGACCTTTTCCAATATGGAGGCTCTTTTACGGGTAGATAATCCATCGAATCCATTGAATCAACCCATCATTTCTCCGGTAAGTACGATTCAGGCAGACAATAAAGTTTACATTCTTAACAGGGGAAGTATGGGTGCTGAAGAGAGGCCTTGGAAAAAGATTCGTATCCTGCAGCAAAATGGGAGGTATGTCTTGCAGCATGCAGATGTAGATGCGGCTACGTTCAATACGTTGGAAATTCAAAAAAATCCTGATTTTAATTTTGTTTATGTCTCGTTTGAGCAAGGCAAAGTAGACGTGGAGCCAAAGAAGGAGGATTGGGATTTTGTATGGAATGCAGGTACTGCTACCACTCCGTTTCCTCAAGCTGTCAATGGGACTTTAGCATATTTCTTTCAAGATTTGGTCTTCCATAATATTTACGGTGGAGTGACGGCAGTGCAGGTGCTGGAATCTGAAATTGGTTACGACAACTTCAATGAAACCCATTTGCCAGGATTGACTTTAAATGCCGATAATCGGCTGACTATAGGGTCTAATTGGCGAGGTGGGGGAGGCCCAAATATGGCTCCAACCATTAGAAACGATCGTTTTTACATCGTGAAAGATACTCGAGGTAATTTTTATAAGGTCCGGTTTGTATCCCTTACCAGAGATGGAGAGAGAGGTCGCCCGTCCTTTGAATATGCCTTAGTGAAAGCAAGATAA
- a CDS encoding YtxH domain-containing protein — translation MSKNSNAWIAFIAGAGIGAALGVLFAPDTGKNTRDKLSYQLSKYKEELERLVADLKEGKNMPHNEAKSEGNRVITDAKNKAENLLSDVNKLIEQINKEATN, via the coding sequence ATGAGCAAAAATTCAAATGCATGGATAGCCTTTATCGCAGGAGCTGGAATCGGCGCTGCATTAGGCGTTTTATTCGCACCTGATACTGGAAAAAACACAAGAGATAAGCTTTCTTACCAACTTTCCAAATACAAAGAAGAGTTGGAGAGACTCGTGGCTGATTTGAAAGAGGGCAAGAATATGCCTCATAATGAAGCTAAATCTGAAGGAAACCGTGTGATCACAGATGCGAAAAATAAAGCCGAGAATTTATTGAGTGATGTCAATAAACTGATCGAACAAATCAATAAAGAAGCAACAAATTAA
- a CDS encoding C40 family peptidase: MNLIGKQNRKNKNFYWLSAILLTFLITSCGSSKKLYTQNVNKVVDTAKSYRGTPYRYGGTTRSGIDCSALIYHSYASIGVQLPRTSEAQSKIGKKVNDRNLQKGDLVFFATGRRKNKVTHAGIVTENQRGRVLFIHSSTSLGVTEDNLENRYWSKAFLFGRRVLDEKK; encoded by the coding sequence ATGAATTTAATTGGCAAACAAAATCGCAAAAACAAAAATTTCTATTGGTTATCAGCGATTTTACTTACTTTTTTGATCACATCCTGTGGCTCTTCCAAAAAATTATATACACAAAATGTCAATAAAGTAGTAGATACTGCCAAATCTTACAGAGGTACTCCATATCGCTACGGCGGAACTACGCGGTCTGGAATAGACTGTTCAGCATTGATTTACCATTCCTATGCAAGTATCGGCGTACAATTACCCCGAACCTCAGAAGCCCAAAGCAAAATTGGAAAAAAGGTCAATGACCGTAATCTTCAGAAAGGGGATTTAGTGTTTTTTGCCACGGGAAGGAGAAAAAATAAAGTAACACATGCAGGAATCGTTACAGAAAATCAACGAGGAAGAGTCCTATTCATCCACTCCTCCACAAGTTTGGGGGTAACAGAAGATAACCTTGAAAATAGGTATTGGTCCAAAGCCTTTTTATTTGGCAGGCGGGTATTGGATGAAAAAAAATAA
- a CDS encoding DUF1573 domain-containing protein has product MKYFKVPALMLGAALMVFACDSKTENASDLAAKNAELEQRLARLEAAQPVATPTNVVSNTPSDPSSLGQFKFEETDFNFGTIDEGKVIEKIFKFTNEGQAPLVISNITASCGCTSPDWSKTPVKPGEEGFVKVVFNSTAKTGAQAPTVTIQANTTPNVTRLSMRGNVTPKLSASPVAAGPVKRD; this is encoded by the coding sequence ATGAAATACTTTAAAGTCCCTGCTTTGATGCTGGGAGCAGCTTTGATGGTATTTGCTTGTGATAGCAAAACTGAAAATGCAAGCGACCTAGCTGCAAAAAACGCAGAATTGGAACAAAGATTAGCGCGATTGGAAGCTGCACAACCTGTAGCTACGCCTACCAATGTGGTTAGCAATACCCCTTCAGATCCTTCTAGCTTAGGACAATTTAAATTTGAAGAAACAGATTTTAACTTTGGCACCATTGATGAAGGCAAAGTGATCGAAAAAATCTTCAAATTTACCAATGAAGGTCAGGCACCTTTGGTAATCTCCAATATCACAGCATCCTGCGGATGTACAAGCCCTGATTGGAGTAAAACTCCTGTAAAACCAGGTGAAGAAGGCTTTGTAAAAGTGGTTTTTAATTCCACTGCCAAAACAGGTGCACAAGCACCAACGGTTACTATTCAAGCCAATACTACTCCAAACGTGACTCGCTTGAGCATGAGAGGAAATGTTACACCTAAATTATCTGCAAGTCCTGTAGCTGCTGGTCCTGTAAAAAGAGATTAA
- the coaE gene encoding dephospho-CoA kinase (Dephospho-CoA kinase (CoaE) performs the final step in coenzyme A biosynthesis.), which produces MNNPMTVGITGGIGSGKSTVAKIFSILGIPVYFADDRAKWLMSSHAPLKSAIITHFGEESYTSEGHLNRSYLANQVFNDPAKTALINSLVHPAVKKDFEQWISIQHSPYILKEAALLFETGSYKELDMTINVSSPLIIRITRIMLRDPHRTEAQIHAIIDKQLPDEQKNALADFIIKNADNKLLIPQVLKIHEKIIRQSETKN; this is translated from the coding sequence ATGAATAATCCAATGACTGTAGGTATTACAGGTGGGATTGGCTCTGGCAAATCTACTGTTGCAAAGATTTTTTCTATCTTAGGTATACCCGTTTATTTTGCTGATGATCGCGCCAAGTGGCTGATGAGTAGCCATGCACCCTTAAAATCAGCTATCATCACACACTTTGGGGAAGAATCATATACGAGCGAAGGCCACCTGAATCGAAGCTATCTCGCCAATCAGGTGTTCAATGATCCCGCCAAAACAGCGCTCATAAATAGCTTGGTACATCCTGCTGTAAAAAAGGATTTTGAGCAGTGGATTAGCATACAGCATAGCCCGTACATTTTAAAAGAAGCTGCTCTCCTTTTTGAAACCGGCTCCTACAAAGAACTGGATATGACCATCAATGTCAGTAGCCCCTTGATAATCCGCATTACCAGAATCATGTTACGTGACCCTCATCGAACCGAAGCGCAAATTCACGCCATCATTGATAAGCAATTGCCTGATGAACAAAAGAATGCTTTGGCAGATTTTATTATTAAAAATGCGGACAATAAATTATTAATTCCACAGGTATTGAAAATCCATGAGAAAATCATTCGACAATCAGAAACTAAAAATTGA
- a CDS encoding tetratricopeptide repeat protein, translating to MISRFLLLAILLIACQPESKKVNMQLDHVSIPDVKIFQGMSFLGDSLVTQVDSTSQKSQLEKLQLAEQAYEDEQSLGNLIWIGRREAYLGRYDLAIKTFSKAIKDFPEAYEPLRHRGHRYISIRKLDEAIVDFEKAARLMEGIPIQLEEDGLPNALNIPLSSVQFNVWYHLGLAHYLKADYEKALLAYEQCMQVSDNDDLIVATLDWYYMTLVKLNRLEDANQAISIVHSDMNIIENDAYYKRIQMYQGKLSPSDLMSRDTAADDQGLQYVTQGYGLGNYYLALGDTLMAKSIFQQVLDTGYWSAFGYIASEMELTKLE from the coding sequence ATGATTTCCCGTTTTTTATTGTTGGCCATCCTGTTAATTGCATGTCAGCCTGAATCCAAAAAAGTCAATATGCAATTGGACCATGTATCTATTCCTGATGTGAAAATTTTCCAAGGAATGAGCTTTTTAGGAGACTCGTTAGTTACTCAAGTAGATTCTACTTCTCAAAAATCTCAACTAGAAAAATTGCAACTGGCCGAGCAGGCTTATGAGGACGAACAATCTCTTGGAAATCTTATTTGGATTGGTAGGAGAGAAGCGTATTTAGGCAGGTATGATTTGGCAATTAAGACATTTTCGAAGGCTATCAAAGACTTTCCGGAAGCATATGAACCACTGAGGCATCGTGGGCATCGATACATCAGTATCCGTAAATTGGATGAAGCTATTGTAGATTTTGAAAAGGCAGCGCGATTGATGGAAGGAATACCTATTCAATTAGAGGAAGATGGGCTTCCCAATGCTTTGAATATACCCTTGTCTTCTGTTCAGTTCAATGTTTGGTATCACTTGGGGCTTGCACATTATCTGAAAGCAGATTACGAAAAAGCGTTGCTTGCTTATGAGCAATGCATGCAGGTTTCTGATAATGATGATCTGATAGTGGCAACATTAGATTGGTATTATATGACCTTGGTAAAGCTAAATCGACTGGAGGATGCAAATCAGGCTATTTCAATTGTACATTCGGATATGAATATCATTGAAAATGACGCCTATTATAAGCGCATACAAATGTATCAGGGCAAATTATCCCCAAGTGACTTGATGAGTAGGGATACAGCAGCAGATGATCAAGGCCTTCAATATGTCACACAGGGCTATGGTTTGGGTAACTATTATCTTGCATTAGGAGATACGCTGATGGCGAAAAGTATTTTCCAACAGGTATTGGATACGGGATATTGGTCCGCTTTTGGTTATATTGCGTCAGAAATGGAACTTACAAAGTTGGAATAA
- a CDS encoding YbbR-like domain-containing protein: MAKINRFFPKLTPEKVRNLKVAAACFLAAATFWVLNALNKDNYNTVVDYPIEIIFDETEFMAVDKLPSRVTIEVNGNGWDLLRKYFKFNETPFLIEINNPSTKDYLLTSDIRRSLAENISPTSLISMVTDTVKFKIDKIVTRKIKIAADTSNLSLAKNFRLASAIEIDPAIVSVKGPTSILQKLNGELLVTVDENKLSGNYNKILPLELPSGTKEYLELDEESVHIRFEVFQLLEGNKRLKTKLTNFPKTASLKEDPGTIVMSYLVDERKAKQLSEMDFEAVINYANRNRDDSTVRIQISPNPSFLENVVIKPEVLKIKYE; this comes from the coding sequence TTGGCAAAAATCAATCGATTCTTTCCAAAACTCACTCCCGAAAAAGTGAGAAATCTCAAGGTGGCAGCTGCTTGCTTTTTAGCAGCTGCCACCTTTTGGGTTTTAAACGCCCTCAATAAGGATAATTACAATACAGTGGTAGATTATCCCATCGAAATTATATTCGATGAAACTGAATTCATGGCTGTAGATAAACTTCCTTCTAGGGTTACCATTGAAGTCAATGGCAATGGTTGGGACCTACTCCGTAAATACTTTAAATTTAATGAGACTCCTTTTCTCATTGAAATCAACAACCCCTCTACTAAAGATTATTTGCTTACTTCAGATATTAGAAGAAGCTTGGCGGAAAATATCAGTCCCACTTCCCTGATATCGATGGTAACAGACACGGTGAAATTTAAAATTGATAAAATCGTTACCAGAAAAATAAAAATTGCAGCAGACACCAGCAACTTAAGTCTTGCAAAAAATTTCAGATTGGCTAGTGCCATCGAAATTGATCCTGCAATCGTTTCTGTCAAAGGACCAACCTCTATTTTACAAAAACTAAATGGAGAATTATTGGTAACAGTCGATGAAAATAAACTTTCTGGTAACTATAACAAAATCTTACCTCTTGAACTCCCATCAGGTACTAAGGAGTATTTGGAATTAGATGAAGAAAGTGTGCACATTCGCTTTGAAGTATTTCAATTACTGGAGGGTAACAAAAGACTAAAAACCAAACTTACCAACTTTCCAAAAACAGCTTCATTAAAAGAAGATCCAGGTACAATAGTCATGTCTTATCTTGTGGATGAGCGGAAAGCAAAGCAACTTTCAGAAATGGATTTTGAAGCAGTCATCAATTATGCCAATAGGAATAGGGATGATAGTACTGTCCGCATTCAGATTTCTCCGAATCCATCTTTTTTAGAAAATGTTGTAATCAAACCAGAAGTCTTAAAGATCAAGTATGAATAA
- the yajC gene encoding preprotein translocase subunit YajC, translating to MTLNWILAQGMGSDIMGQVFLFGSIILIMYFFMIRPQQKKQKETKNFIDSIKKGDTVVTIGGIHGKVYALEGETVIVELDKGMKLKVEKTAISADFSKKLTGTK from the coding sequence ATGACACTCAACTGGATACTTGCCCAAGGGATGGGCAGTGATATTATGGGCCAAGTATTTTTATTTGGTTCCATCATTTTGATCATGTATTTCTTCATGATCCGACCTCAACAGAAAAAACAAAAAGAAACCAAAAACTTTATCGACTCCATCAAAAAAGGAGACACTGTTGTCACCATTGGAGGCATTCATGGTAAAGTTTATGCTTTAGAGGGAGAAACCGTAATTGTCGAATTGGATAAAGGCATGAAATTGAAAGTTGAAAAAACTGCAATTTCTGCTGATTTTTCCAAAAAATTAACGGGAACTAAATAA